Below is a window of Streptomyces sp. NBC_00223 DNA.
GGCCGGCGGTGGGTTCGTCGAGGAAGACCAGCTCGGGGCGGCCGACCACGGCCATCGCCAGGGCGAGCCGCTGCTGCTGGCCGCCGGAGAGCCGGCGGTAGGGTGTGCGGCCGCAGGACTCCAGGCCCAGCCGCTCGATGAGCAGGGCCGGGTCGACCGGGGCCGCGTGGAGGGTGGCGGCGTGCCGCAGCATCTCCACGGCGTGCGCTCCGGGGTAGACGCCACCCGACTGGAGCATCACGCCGATCCGGGGCCGCAGCTCGGCGCCCTGGGTGACCGGGTCGAGGCCGAGGACACGCGCGGTGCCGGCGTCGGGTCTGCGGTAGCCCTCGCAGACCTCGATCGTGGTCGTCTTGCCGGCGCCGTTGGGGCCGAGCACGGCGGTGACCCCGCCGCGGGCGACGGTCAGATCCAGGCCGTCCACCGCGGTCCTGGCCCCGTACCGCTTGACCAGACCGGTCACCTCGACCGCGGGCTCGTTTCGCATGCTGCGAGTGTAGGGAGCGCGGCGGGCGGGCCGTGCGGCAGGGCGAAGTTAGGTAACCCTTAGTGACGTAGCACACCGTGTCGGCGATCCGACCCGCTTGCCGGGGCTCGCCGAATTACGCAACAATGGTGTTGTGGAATACGTCAGTGGTGCTGCCGCCGAGGTGGCGGAGGAGCAGACGACCGGTGAGCGGCGCACCCGCCAGCGTGTCGCCCGCTCCATCCTGGACCACGGACCTTCCACCGCGGCCGACCTGGCCGCGCGACTGGGCCTCACCCAGGCCGCCGTCCGCCGTCATCTGGACTCCCTCGCCGCGGAGAACGTGGTGGAGGCCCGCGACCAGCGGGTCTACGGCCACCGCGGCCGAGGCCGCCCCGCCAAGGTCTTCGCGCTGACCGACTGCGGCCGGGACGCCTTCGACCAGGCCTACGACCAGCTCGCCGCCGACGCCCTGCGCTGGATCGCGCAGTCGGCCGGCGGCGGCGAGGTCGGACAGGCCGCGGTCTCCGCGTTCGCCCGCGCCAGGGTCGCCGCCCAGGCCGAGCGCTACCGCGCGATCGTGGACGCGGCGGCGCCCGAGGAGCGTACCCGGGCTCTGGCCCGGGCCCTGTCCGCGGACGGGTACGCTGCTACCGCGCGCAGCGCGCCCGGTCCCGCCGGTGAGCAGCTCTGTCAGCACCACTGCCCGGTGGCCCACACCGCCGAGCAGTTTCCGCAGTTGTGCGAGGCGGAGGCCGAGGTCTTCTCCCGTCTGCTCGGGACCCATGTACAGCGACTGGCCACCATCGCCCACGGCGACGGGGTGTGCACCACGTTCATTCCGCGGGCCGGCCGGAGCACCGAAGAACCGTCCGACTCATCAGCATCTGCCAGCACGTCCGGGAGGAACCCCGCATGACTGCTCCCACGGAGACCACTCACCCGGAGCTCGAGGGCATCGGCACGTACGAGTACGGCTGGGCCGACTCCGACGTGGCGGGCGCCGCTGCCAAGCGCGGGCTCTCCGAAGCCGTCGTCCGCGACATCTCGGGCAAGAAGTCCGAGCCCGAGTGGATGCTGAAGATGCGGCTCAAGGGTCTCAAGCTCTTCGGCAAGAAGCCGATGCCGACCTGGGGCTCCGACCTCTCCGGCATCGACTTCGACAACATCAAGTACTTCGTGCGCTCGACCGAGAAGCAGGCCGAGTCCTGGGAGGACCTGCCGGAGGACATCCGCAGGACCTACGACAAGCTCGGCATCCCCGAGGCGGAGAAGCAGCGCCTGGTCGCCGGTGTCGCCGCGCAGTACGAGTCCGAGGTCGTCTACCACCAGATCCGTGAGGACCTGGAGGAGCAGGGCGTCATCTTCCAGGACACCGACACCGCGCTCAAGGAGCACCCCGAGCTGTTCCAGGAGTACTTCGGCACGGTCATCCCGACCGGCGACAACAAGTTCGCCTCGCTGAACACGGCCGTGTGGTCCGGCGGCTCCTTCATCTACGTGCCGAAGGGCGTGCACGTGGAGATCCCGCTCCAGGCCTACTTCCGGATCAACACCGAGAACATGGGCCAGTTCGAGCGGACGCTGATCATCGTCGACGAGGACGCGTACGTCCACTACGTCGAGGGCTGCACCGCGCCGATCTACAAGTCGGACTCGCTGCACTCCGCGGTGGTCGAGATCATCGTGAAGAAGGGCGGCCGCTGCCGCTACACGACGATCCAGAACTGGTCGAACAACGTCTACAACCTGGTCACCAAGCGCGCGGTCGCCTACGAGGGCGCCACGATGGAGTGGGTCGACGGCAACATCGGCTCCAAGGTCACCATGAAGTACCCGGCCGTCTATCTGATGGGCGAGCACGCCAAGGGCGAGACCCTGTCCATCGCCTTCGCGGGCGAGGGCCAGCACCAGGACGCGGGCGCCAAGATGGTGCACATGGCGCCGAACACGTCGTCCAACATCGTCTCCAAGTCGGTGGCGCGCGGTGGCGGCCGCACCTCGTACCGCGGTCTGATCGAGATCGGCGAGGGCTCGGCGGGATCGAAGTCCAATGTGCTGTGCGACGCGCTGCTGATCGACACGATCTCGCGCTCCGACACCTACCCCTACGTGGACGTCCGCGAGGACGACGTGTCGATGGGCCACGAGGCGACCGTCTCCAAGGTCTCCGACGATCAGCTCTTCTACCTGATGAGCCGGGGCATGACCGAGTTCGAGGCCATGGCGATGATCGTGCGCGGCTTCGTCGAGCCGATCGCCAAGGAACTCCCGATGGAGTACGCCCTGGAGCTCAACCGGCTGATCGAGCTCCAGATGGAAGGCGCGGTCGGCTGACCGCCCCGCAATCACGGCAACCCCGGGTGAGCGAGACTCCGGGCCCGCGCGGCCCGGAGTCGAGCGAACACAATCAGGCAGAAAGCGAGCAGCAGCACAGCCATGGCTGACAACAACCCTGCGGGCAGCACCACGGACGGTGCCATCACGGTGGGCCATCCCGCCGACGCCCGGGTCAGCGCGGCCCCGTCCTACGACGTGGCCGACTTCCCGGTGCCGCACGGACGCGAGGAGGAGTGGCGCTTCACTCCGCTGGAACGGCTGCGCGGTCTGCACGACGGCACCGCGGAGGCCACCGGCGGCCTGCGGGTCGAGGTGACCGCGCCCGAGGGCGTCACCGTGGCGACCGTGGACCGCACCGACGCCCGGATCGGCCGGGCCGGCAAGCCCGTGGACCGGGTCGCCGCCCAGGCGTTCAGCTCCTTCGAGAAGGCGTCCGTGGTCAGCGTGGCCAAGGACGCCGTGCTCACCGAGCCGATCCGGATCGCCGTGCACGGCGAGGGCGGCACCGCCTACGGCCACCAGGTCGTGGAGCTGGGCGCCTTCGCCGAGGCCGTGGTCGTCATCGACCACACCGGCGACAGCGTGCTCGCCGCCAACGTCGAGTTCCTGATCGGCGACGGCGCCAAGCTCACCGTGGTCTCCGTGCAGGACTGGGACGACACGGCCGTGCACGTCGCCCAGCACACCGCGCTGATCGGCCGCGACGCGAGCTTCAAGTCGGTCGTGGTCACCTTCGGCGGCGACCTGGTCCGGCTGCACCCGAAGGTGATCTACGGCGCGCCCGGCGGTGAGGCCGAGCTGTTCGGCCTGTACTTCACCGACAAGGGCCAGCACCAGGAGCACCGGCTCTTCATCGACCACGACACCCCGCACTGCCGCAGCAACGTCACCTACAAGGGCGCGCTGCAGGGCAAGGACGCGCACGCGGTGTGGATCGGCGACGTGCTCATCCGCGCGGCGGCCGAGGGCACCGACACCTACGAGCTGAACCGCAACCTGGTGCTCACCGACGGCGCCCGGGTCGACTCCGTGCCCAACCTGGAGATCGAGACCGGCGAGATCGTCGGCGCCGGCCACGCCTCGGCGACCGGCCGCTTCGACGACGAGCAGCTGTTCTACCTCCAGTCGCGCGGCATCGCCTCCGAGGACGCCCGCCGGCTGGTGGTCCGCGGCTTCTTCGGCGA
It encodes the following:
- the sufB gene encoding Fe-S cluster assembly protein SufB; the protein is MTAPTETTHPELEGIGTYEYGWADSDVAGAAAKRGLSEAVVRDISGKKSEPEWMLKMRLKGLKLFGKKPMPTWGSDLSGIDFDNIKYFVRSTEKQAESWEDLPEDIRRTYDKLGIPEAEKQRLVAGVAAQYESEVVYHQIREDLEEQGVIFQDTDTALKEHPELFQEYFGTVIPTGDNKFASLNTAVWSGGSFIYVPKGVHVEIPLQAYFRINTENMGQFERTLIIVDEDAYVHYVEGCTAPIYKSDSLHSAVVEIIVKKGGRCRYTTIQNWSNNVYNLVTKRAVAYEGATMEWVDGNIGSKVTMKYPAVYLMGEHAKGETLSIAFAGEGQHQDAGAKMVHMAPNTSSNIVSKSVARGGGRTSYRGLIEIGEGSAGSKSNVLCDALLIDTISRSDTYPYVDVREDDVSMGHEATVSKVSDDQLFYLMSRGMTEFEAMAMIVRGFVEPIAKELPMEYALELNRLIELQMEGAVG
- a CDS encoding helix-turn-helix transcriptional regulator, giving the protein MEYVSGAAAEVAEEQTTGERRTRQRVARSILDHGPSTAADLAARLGLTQAAVRRHLDSLAAENVVEARDQRVYGHRGRGRPAKVFALTDCGRDAFDQAYDQLAADALRWIAQSAGGGEVGQAAVSAFARARVAAQAERYRAIVDAAAPEERTRALARALSADGYAATARSAPGPAGEQLCQHHCPVAHTAEQFPQLCEAEAEVFSRLLGTHVQRLATIAHGDGVCTTFIPRAGRSTEEPSDSSASASTSGRNPA
- the sufD gene encoding Fe-S cluster assembly protein SufD; amino-acid sequence: MADNNPAGSTTDGAITVGHPADARVSAAPSYDVADFPVPHGREEEWRFTPLERLRGLHDGTAEATGGLRVEVTAPEGVTVATVDRTDARIGRAGKPVDRVAAQAFSSFEKASVVSVAKDAVLTEPIRIAVHGEGGTAYGHQVVELGAFAEAVVVIDHTGDSVLAANVEFLIGDGAKLTVVSVQDWDDTAVHVAQHTALIGRDASFKSVVVTFGGDLVRLHPKVIYGAPGGEAELFGLYFTDKGQHQEHRLFIDHDTPHCRSNVTYKGALQGKDAHAVWIGDVLIRAAAEGTDTYELNRNLVLTDGARVDSVPNLEIETGEIVGAGHASATGRFDDEQLFYLQSRGIASEDARRLVVRGFFGELVQQIGLPDLEERLMAKIDAELEASVG
- a CDS encoding ABC transporter ATP-binding protein: MRNEPAVEVTGLVKRYGARTAVDGLDLTVARGGVTAVLGPNGAGKTTTIEVCEGYRRPDAGTARVLGLDPVTQGAELRPRIGVMLQSGGVYPGAHAVEMLRHAATLHAAPVDPALLIERLGLESCGRTPYRRLSGGQQQRLALAMAVVGRPELVFLDEPTAGLDPQARHATWDLVRELRADGVTVVLTTHFMDEAEQLADAVVIIDGGRSIATGTPEELCRGGAENTLRFSGRPGLDLASLLNALPADTAALEPTPGTYRIEGRVDPQLLATVTSWCAQHGVMPDNLAVERRTLEDVFLELTGKELRA